A segment of the Methanofastidiosum sp. genome:
ACTTACTATAACAATCCCCACATCCGGTACAAAGATTCCAGTTTACTGAAGTAGGTTTTTTCTTTATCTTCACTTTGAAGTTTCCAACATACCCGCTGATACCTTCCAACTCTGAGTATGTCAAAAGCTCAATATTTGGGTGGTTTGCAGCTTCTACCATTTTAGGAGTAAGGATACACTGAGAGCAATCAAGCGTTGGAAAAGTTTCAGATAGCTTTGCCATCTTTCCCCCAATAGAAGAGTCTCTTTCAATGAGGTAAGTTTTGTATCCTCCGTTAGCAATATCAAGCGCTGCCTGGATCCCAGAAACTCCTCCGCCTATCACAACTGCGTTCTTAATAATTGGAACTTCAATGTCATTAAGAGAGATATCATTTTTGACCTTCTCCACAATGCTTTTAGTAATTTTTATCGCTTTTTCGGTAGCTTTGGCCTTATCTTCATGCACCCAGCTACAGTGCTCCCTTATGTTAGCAATCTCACATTGGTAAGGATTAAGTCCAGCATTTTTTGAGTTAACTCGGAAGGTCTTTTCATGGAGGGTTGGTGAGCACGCTGCAACTACTACGCGGTCAAGTTTTTCCTTTTCAATAGTTTCCCTCATAAGTTTTTGGCCGGGATCAGAACACATGTATATGTAAGTCCCAGCATATGCTACGCCTTCCATTTTAGATATCTCTTTTGCTACTTTTTCCACGTCAACTGTCCCAGCGATGTTGGAACCACAATGACAAACAAAAACACCTACTCTTGGAGAAGAAGAGTTAGCAGCCATTAAAAGTCATCTCTCTAATTTTGTACTACTAATATATTTTTTTAGGTTTTAAATGTTTTGGTTATATAATACAGCTAAGACCAAATAATAATTATTAAATAAAATTATTTTCGGATAAAATTGGCAAATATTTTAATTTTACCGGGTAAGACATTCATTGTATTTTCTATAAAATGAAAATTTGTATAATATTTTAAGAATATTTGATTTTTTTATTACAAAAATTAACATTTTTTATACAAATGAACAAAATATTATCGATATTTGTCTAAACAATAATCTTTTTAAAGCGAAAAAACAATGTGTATACGGAACTCTATTTTTCGGGGGATTAAATGATAGATGAAACCCTAGTAAAAAACACCATAATTGAACTTCTAAAGGACTCTTCAACAAAGCTTCCTTTAGATGTCAAAAATGCCTTAGAAAAGGCTTACGAAATTGAGGAAGGCCCTGCAAAGGCCCAGCTAGAAGCCATAATAAAGAATATTAAGATGGCTGAGGATTCTTCTACTCCGCTATGCCAGGATACGGGCGTCCACATATTCTTTGTGAAGATTGGAGATGTTGGAAATCCTAAACTTGAGAAAAGACTGCCTAGCATTATTATTGATGGCGTAAGAGAAGCCACAAAATCTGTTCCTTTGAGGCCAAACGCCGTTCACCCTCTGACAAGAAAGAATCCAGGGGACAATGTCGGGGATTACATGCCCTATGTTAATTACACGCCAATTGATGCTGATTATATAGAAATAACTGCAATGCCAAAGGGTGCAGGAAGTGAAAACATGTCCCGAGTTGCAATGTTAAATCCTTCTGACGGACTGAAGGGTATAAAGAAGTTTGCCCTTGACACAGTTGTTGGTGCAGGTTCAAAGCCGTGCCCACCTACAATAATAGGCCTTGGTATAGGGGGAAGTGCTGACATATCAATAAAGCTTGCAAAGATGGCTTTGCTTAGGCCAATTGACCAGAGGCACACTGATCCTGCTGTGGCAACTTTGGAAAAAGAGCTCTTTGAAGCTTTTAATGCCCTAGGTATTGGGGTCATGGGGCTTGGTGGAAAGACTACCGTGCTTGGTGTAAATGCCGAGCTTGGATACTGCCATACAGCCTCACTCCCCGTTGCAATAAATGTCCAGTGCTGGGCAGGAAGGAGAGCAACTGCTAGAATTTACAGAGACGGGAGGGTAGAGCATCTGACCTACAAGAGGTGATAATATGGAAAAGATATTAAATTTACCACTTGATGAAAAAACTGTTAGAGAGTTAAAGGTTGGAGAAACTGTTTACCTTAATGGGATCTTCTTTACCGCAAGAGATGAGGCCCATATGCATGCTTTAGAGTATGCAAAGGAAGGAAAAAAAATCCCCTATGATTTCAAGGGGGCTGCAATCTACCACTGTGGGCCTATAATGGCAAAAGATGGAGAAAAATGGAGGGCAGTTGCTGCTGGCCCAACTACTTCAACTAGAATGAACTCTCTTGAACCGGAGTTCATCGAGAAGTTTAAGGTTTCAGCCATAATAGGTAAAGGGGGTATGTCAAAGCCAACAGTAGATGCTATGCAAAAGTTTGGATGCGTATACCTTGCAATCACAGGTGGTGCTGCAGTACTTGCCGCAAAAGGAATAAAGGAAGTCTTGGGCGTAGAGTGGTACGAGCTTGGGATGCCAGAGGCTTTGTGGGTATTAGTTGGCGAGAAATTTGGCCCGCTCACAGTTGCTATTGATGCGCACGGAAATAGCCTTTATGCTGATGTGGAAAAGGAAGTTGAAAAGAACATACCGAAGGCGAAGGAGATAT
Coding sequences within it:
- a CDS encoding fumarate hydratase; the protein is MIDETLVKNTIIELLKDSSTKLPLDVKNALEKAYEIEEGPAKAQLEAIIKNIKMAEDSSTPLCQDTGVHIFFVKIGDVGNPKLEKRLPSIIIDGVREATKSVPLRPNAVHPLTRKNPGDNVGDYMPYVNYTPIDADYIEITAMPKGAGSENMSRVAMLNPSDGLKGIKKFALDTVVGAGSKPCPPTIIGLGIGGSADISIKLAKMALLRPIDQRHTDPAVATLEKELFEAFNALGIGVMGLGGKTTVLGVNAELGYCHTASLPVAINVQCWAGRRATARIYRDGRVEHLTYKR
- a CDS encoding fumarate hydratase, producing MEKILNLPLDEKTVRELKVGETVYLNGIFFTARDEAHMHALEYAKEGKKIPYDFKGAAIYHCGPIMAKDGEKWRAVAAGPTTSTRMNSLEPEFIEKFKVSAIIGKGGMSKPTVDAMQKFGCVYLAITGGAAVLAAKGIKEVLGVEWYELGMPEALWVLVGEKFGPLTVAIDAHGNSLYADVEKEVEKNIPKAKEILKI